The window TCATCCAGGAAAAGATCCTCCCGCAAATCTATCTGCCTCACTACGGTAACGCTTTTTCCCGGCTTCAGATCGATAATCGTCCCCACAAAGGGAAGAATCCTGTCGCTGCCTGAGTCATCCCTGGGCTCGACGGGGACTGGTTCCATGCTGGGGGAATCAGCGGGAGCTTCGATTTTTTTCTTGAGATAATCAATAACCTGGCGGATGGTTTTCAGGCCTGAGATGCGCTCAACATCCTCTTCCCCTAATTGAGCATACTGACTGCGGAAAGAGCCGACAATCTCCACCCGCTTGATTGAATCGATACCCAGATCACCTTCCATGTCCAGGTCAAGATCAATCATCTCTTTCGGGTATCCTGTTTTTTCGCTGACCAGATCGAGCATGATCCGCGTAAGCTCTTCCTCGGTCATCGAAGAGGATTGCTTTGGCTGCTGATCCGCATCCTCAGTGACTGGACTCCCGCTGCCGCCGGGGCTCCCTGTTTCGGGGAAATGACGATTCAGGTGGGACTCCTGTCCTTGCCCCGTTTGTATGTGGTCTGTAGGAGCAGGCCCCTGTGCCTGCCCTTTTGGTGCCGCCCCTGCACCTGACCTCTGGCCTCCTACATCTGGCCCTTCCTCACTGACCACTGGCCACTGGCCACTGGCCACTCTCCTGGCTCCTGACTCCTGGCTCCTGACTCCTGGCCCCTCCTCACTGACCACTGGCCACTGGCCACTGGCCACTGCTTTCCGCTCCAGATAAGCCTGCATCATCTCCTTCTGGGTATCGAGAAAATTGCTCATGGTCTGGAAATAGTGCTGCATCACTGGTGGGGAAGGAGCCTGCAAGGATGGAATCTGGTCCTGGAATTCAGCCTCTACCTCCACCCTGCCTCTCCTGCCACAGGGGCTCCCTGCCTCGATGGGGAGGGGATTTTGGGGTGCTTTTTTAATCTTGCGCTCTTTAACAGATAAGGAGTACAGGCCAAGAGGAATCTTAAGCTCCACTCCCCTGGGCTTTTCCCTGTGCTCGCCATCTGAAAAGAAAACAGGCTGCGGCGAGCGGTATTGATAGAGATACGGCAAGTTCAAAGGTATCCGTTGAGCGCTCAGCAGGCCGATCAGATGATTGAGCTGGGTGATCCCTGATCGTCTCATGACGTTGGAAGGAATGGCCAGATGAGGCTTGCCCCGCAGGATATCCTCGACAAAAGCGGTCAGGTTCCCCCTGGGACCAGCCTCAATAAAAATCCTGGTGCCCGAATTGTACATATTTTCGATGGTCTGGCGAAAAGCCACCGGCATGATCCAGGTCTTTACCGCAAGCTCCAGTATCTCGTGGGCTTTAGTCGGATACGGGCTGGCGGTGGTACAGGAATATATCTCGGTCCTGGGGGCGGAAAGGGAAAAGGATGAGAAATATTCCTCCAGAGGAGGACAGATCGGAGCAAAGAGCGGAGTATGATACCCCCGGTCAAAGGGCAGTTTCTCAAAGGGAATTGCCCTGGCCCGCAGGCGGCCGATAAACTCTTCCGCCGCCCCTTCCTCTCCGGTAATCACGAGTTGATGAGGGCAATTATCGTCCGCCACGTACATTTTTCCCTTGAACTGTTCGAGAATCGGATTGATCTGGGCAAGACCCGCACCCACGGCAATCAGAGTGGCCCTGGGGATATCGGGATCGAGCGAGAGCTTGCGGTAGATCTGATTCAGCCTGCCCGTGTTATGTAAAAATTCATCCGCATCGATTATGCCGGAAAAAACCATAGCCGACCATTCCCCGGCACTGTGGCCCACCATCTGATCGGGCTTGATGCCAAGATTACCGAGCAGGGTATGCATGGCCAGATTGCTGGTCAGGACAGCTTCCGTTGCCCGGTCCATTCTCCAGAGCCGGTTTTCGGCCTCGATGCGCTCCTCTTCGGAAAAGAAGGGTGGAGCAAAGATATTGTAACTCGGCAGATCCTTTTGCCCCTGCTCCAGAAGTATCCGGTCGGTCCGGTCAAAGCAGGAGCGGACTTCCGGAAAATAAATACACAGATCAGCCAGCATATTCACATACTGAGCACCCTCGCCGGGGAAGAGAAAAGCCAGCTTTCCTCCCTTGCTGACAGGGGCATCGAAGAAGTAAATTCCCTGCAGGTCCTTGATCTGCCGGCATTCCGGATCAGCAAGACGCTGCCGGGCATAGGCCATTTTTTTCATCAGATCATCAGCGCATGAGGCAACCACGGCCAGGCGGCATGGTTCATCACCGAGTTGCGTGTTCAGGCTGTAGGCCAGATCGCGAAGCTGTGTCCGGGGGTATTGCCCCAGAAACTTTTGGATGCTCTCGATCTGCTGAACAAGCTCCGGGCGGGTGTTTCCGGAAAAAATGCAGGTTTCCGTTTCCCAAAAACAGGGAGTGCTGTCCTGAAAGCAGAAGTCAGGAGTCAGGAGACAGGAGTCAGGAGAAGAGCTGTTTTTATTCTGAATTCTGACTCCTGAATTCTGGCTCCTTTTTTCACCCCCCACATATTCTTCCAGGATAACATGAGCATTGATGCCTCCAAATCCGAAGGCATTCACTCCTGCCCGCCGGGGAAATTCTTTTTCTCCATGAATCCAGGGCCGGGTCTCGGTGTTCAGGTAGAAGGGGGTTTTTTCGATTTCCAGTTTGGGATTGACCGTTGTGCAGTGGATCGTGGGCGGCAGAACCTTGTGATAGAGGGCCAGGGCTGCTTTGATCAGTCCGGCAACTCCAGCCGCAGGCATGGAATGCCCGATCATGGATTTGACCGTTCCCAGAGCGCACCGGGGGCCGGATTCATCACGGTCTCCAAAAACCCGCCTCATGGCCTGAACCTCGATAACATCTCCAACCGAAGTACCGACCCCATGTGCTTCGATCATCCGGATCGTGCGGGGAGACAGCCCGGCGTTTTCATATGCCCGCCTCAGGGCAAGCTCTTCTCCCTCCAGCCGGGGGGCAACCACACTGACTGCCCGCCCGTCGCTGGAAACACCGATCCCCTTGATCACCGCATAGATCCGGTCTCCATCCCGTTGTGCATCGGCTAACCGCTTCAATATCACCACCCCGGCTCCCTCTCCGGGCAGGGTACCATCCGCATCCTTGTCAAAAGGGCGGATCTGAGACCGGAGCGACATGGCCTGGAAGGCACAAAAGATGAGCAGGAACGGAACATTGGCAAAGATGTGGACCCCGCCGGTAATGGCCAGATCACATTTTCCGGTCAGAAGGTCCTGTACCCCGATCTCGGTGGCGATCAGGGAAGAAGCGCAGGCTGCGTCCACGGTGAAGTTCGGCCCCATGAAATCCAGACGGTTCGCTACCCGGCCCGTCGTCAGATTGGGGATAAAAGCCGGAGCCGAGTCCGCACTGAACTTGGGAAGATTGCCGAGAAGCTCCCGGCGGATTTCAGCCAACTCTTCCTGAGTAAGCTCCGGATGAAGGTTTTTCAGAATCTGCAGGGTCTGCTGGGTAACGATACTTCGCTGGATAAGGTTGGAGGCCCCCACCCCCAGATAATTCCCCCGGCCAAGGATAAACTCCGTGCGCTGATTGTCAACCTGACGGTCAAGATACCCGGCATCTTTCAGTGCCCCATGAACCACCTGCAAAACCAGGAACTGATCCGGCTCGCCTCCTTCCACTCCCAGAGGCATGACCCCATATTGAACAGGGTCAAAGTTCATGAATTCATCCAGATACCCCCCCCGCTTGCAGTACACCTTATTGATATCATCCGCCTTTTCCGAATAATAGAGGTCGGCATCCCATCGCCGGGGCGGGACATCGATGACCGCATCTGTCTTGGAGAGAATATTGTGCCAGTACGACTGAAGGTCCGCAGCTCCGGGGTAGACACAGGCCATGCCGATAATGGCCACGTCTCCCCGGACAGTCGCCCCCTCCCTCTCAGTGCCTATACTCATGTCATCACCTCATCCGCTCTGTTTTTTCAGCTAATCGATTCAAAGACTTGCTACAAGCAGCTTCCATATCTTCAAGCAGGGCAATCAGTTGTCCTTCCTCAGTATAAAAAGCCAGATCCGCGTGGAGCATACCGGGTATGGATTGAGGCAGTATCCTCCCCTCGAATCTGATCCGGGCCCCGGACAGCGGAGCCAGAATCCGAAAGAGCCGGAACCGCGAGGGAAGAGGCATCATATCCCAGTAAGTCCTTGACCATAAGATGATCATCTGCAATCCACAGTCCATGATTACCGGATCGATCAGCCAGGTACCCGGAGGGTTCCCGGCCAGGAGCTTGTGAGGATCTGACGGGGTCAAAAATCCCTGGATGCCATTGACCCCGATATCATGGATGGCGGTAATTCCCTGAAACAGATATCCATGAAACAACATCTGCTGATACGCCTCCCGGGTACTCAGCGGGAAGGGCCTGGCCTCCATCAGGGCCGGAGGCTGCCAGTCAAGACGATCATTGGCCTTTTTAGACATCTCGATGGTGATGCTGTAATGGCATCGCTGGGACTTGTCAATATTCTGTATTTCCACCTTTATGACCAGAGTTTCTGGATTCCCGCTGCCACAGGGGCTCCCTGGTTCGCGGGATTGACGACTTAACCCTTGTTTTTCACTGACCACTGACCACTGACCACTGACCACTGATTGCAGGGGGGTAGCCACAATACGGACCTTGGTGGGCTTGGCAACGATGATCCCCTGCCACACCCGCATATCCCGGATCTGGCTGATGTGCCATTCAGGCCATCCCAGTGAGGCCACTTCGGCCATCAGCTCAAGAGCCATCGTCATCGGCAGAACCGGCTTTCCGTCCAGGCGGTGATCCTGAAGGTACAAATCCCGTTCGATATCCAGTTCACGGACGATTTCAATCACTCCCTCTTCATTGGGAGGAAACGCGATCCCTGGAGCAAAGAGGGGAAAGACCTTTGCATCGGGCCTCGTGCTGCCGCCTTTGCTGCCCAGGGCAGCCTCCCAGCCTCCTCCCCCCAAAATGACCTCGACCTCGCCCTTCGGTCCGCAGCAGATTTCCTGGTCCAGCATCCGTGGGCCTTCGGAGCGGGAGACGAGCTGTACTCCATGCCTGAGAAATTCCGCCTGGAGGGCAGGAGGAACCATATTGGAATTCTCCCATGGGCCCCAGTTGATCGAAACGATTTTCCCCGGCCACCGGTCATTCAAATAAATGGCCAGTTTATTCAAAATCTCGTTGGCAGCCGCATAGTCTCCCTGCCCCCGGTTGCCGAAGCGACCGGCTACCGAGGAGAAAAAGACCATGAATTTCAGCGAGTCAAAACGGATCTTCTGGCTGAGGATAAAGGCACTGTCAGTCTTGGTGTCAAAGACCCGGTCAAAGGAATCAGCAGTCTTATCCCTGATGAATTTGTCCTCGATAATTCCCGCTCCGTGGATCAGTCCATCGATTCGGCCAAAGGTTGTATAAATTTCATCAATCAAGCCAGCCAGAGACTTGCCATCCCGCACATCTACCTGATAGTAGTGTACCCGGGCACCCAGGTCCTGAATAGCCCTGATGCTGGCCCGGATTTCCTCTGCCTTGATAATATGCTGATATCTGGCCTCGACCCTGGCCGGAGTCACCTCTTTCCCCTCTCGTTTCATCTGCTCAATGATGCGTGATTTTACCTCCTGAAGGGATCCGGTTACATCGAAGGGGGGCTCGTTATCCGGCAGCGCGGACCTTCCCAGCAGAATCAGGATAGGCTGATACCGCCGGGCCAGTTCCCTGGCTACATCGGCGGTAATGCCCCGCGCTCCTCCGCTGATGAGTATGACCCAGGAAGAATCGATCTGCATCCGGGGGGTATCGTACTCCTGAATCGGCGCAGGTATCGGCTGCAGGGTAAACCGGCTTCCGTGGCAGTACCCAACCTCCACATCCTCCGCCCGGCAGTGCATCTCATTCAGCAGTTGTTGAACCAGCCGGGGCATCTCCTCCTGGGGGGCCAGGTCCACTGCCTTCATGACCACTTTCGGCCATTCATATTTCAAGCTCTTGATCAGTCCGGCACAGCCTCCCTGAGAGGGAGAAAGGCTGCGGGCCCCATTCAGTGGAATACTGCCGAATAAGCCGCCCATGGAAGTGACAGCCATGAGAAAGCCTCCCTGTGTTGCAGCAGCCTCCCGGAAATCCTGCTCCAAAGACTTGGCGAAGTAGAAAAGGCTCTTTACCTCAAGTCGCAGCCGCGCTCTCCATTGGTCGAGGTCCATTTCAAAAATTCCCTGATCTTTCCGGAAAGGATACAAATGAATCAAAGCTCCAATCGAGCCCTGCCGCTGACGAATACTGTTCACCAGGGATTGGACACCCTCTGCGGCACCAAAATCAGCCTCATAATATACGGGAAAGCAGGAGTCAGGAGTCAGGAGACAGGAGTCAGGAGAAAGACCGCTTTTATTCTGAATTCTGACTTCTGAATTCTGACTCCGCTCCCGTGTATTTCCCGGCCGAACCAGGACAACCTTATACCCCTGCTCCGAAAGCGTTGTGGCCAGAAGGCTGGCCAGACCTGCGCGATCCTCGGTAATTACCACTACTTTGCTTTTGTCAAGAGCACTCTTCCCCTGGCGGCAGGGCGTTTCCACGCCCTGCAGGATAAACCGGGAAACCGGCGCAGGGACCGTGTCCTGCGGCGTCTCCGGGCGGTCCTCTGGAGCTGCCCCTGCATCTGGCTGATCACTGACCTCTGACCACTGATCACTGACCACTCTCCCGACTCCTGACTCCTGACTCCCGACTCCTGACTCCTGACTCCCGACTCCTGACTCCTCTTCCCCGGCTTTGGCTATCCAGTCGATAATTTCCTGCAGGGTTTTTACCCCACTCAAACTTTCCATTTCCTTTTCTATGCTTTGCCCCAGCGAAGAGCTAAACTCCCGCTGAAAACTCCCCAGAATTTCCACCCGCTTGATAGAGTCGATGCCAAGGTCAGCTTCCATATTCATGCTTAAATCGAGCATTTCGGGGGGATATCCTGTCCGCTCACTGACAATCCTGAGCAGTAATTCCTGAATCTGTTCCCGGCCTATTGTGGAGGATGCTGGAAGAATCTTTTTCTCTTCTGCCTTGAGGGCTTCTTCTTGAGGGGATTGCTCCCTGGCTGAAGCCGCCTCAGGCGAGGGGGACAATACAGCCTCAAAGCCCGTCTCCCCGCGAAGAACCTGCGGGGGCAGGCTTTCGCCTTCCCCACCCTGCATCCCGGCCTGCAGCGGTGCAGCCTGTCCGCCATCATCCAGGTCAGGAGGAAGAACCACTCCTGACTGCATGTAGCGCAGCATCACCGCTTTTTGCGTCTCTAAAAACCGGTTCATCATTTCCTGGAATTGAAGCATGACCTGATCTTCAGCTCTTGGCATTGGCCCTGGCGCCACGATTTTCTCCGCTTCTTCCCTGGCCTGGGGGCCTTTTTTCTCATACTCATATCTGTCTTGAATATCCTGCTGGCGTTGATTTATCGTATTCTTCACCGGAGCATCCCCTTCCAAGCCTATTCTTTGGTCCTTTTTGAGAAATTTTCGCTCTTCCTCCTCACCGTTACTCGTACCTGGTCTGACCTGACTTTTCCCCTGAGCGGCAGATACAGCCTCCTGCCAGGGACGGATACGGTCTCCCCGAACCATCCAGGTGGTTGGAGACAGGGTCCGGGCGGATGGACGGATCCCCCCTGCCGCCGACTGGCCACTGACCACTGACCACTGACCACTGGCCCCACCGGCAACACGGCCTGAGTACAAAAGGTCGAGATTCACCGAAACTCCCTGAACAAACACCTGGCCCAGGCACTGTTGCAGGTGCAATAATCCTGGTCGCCCCGGTTGGTCCAGAGCAACGCTCACGGCAGGGCGGTCTTTGAGAATCTGGCCGACCAGCCGAGTCAGAACGCTTTTGGGCCCGACCTCAATAAAAATCCGTGCCCCGGCCTCATACATGGCTTCAATTTCCTGTCTGAACCGGACGGAGTTAGTCAAATGCCTGACCAGTTGATCAGCTATCGCTTCCGGATCGGTTGAATGGGGAGCAGCAGTGGTATTGGAATAGACTGCTATTTTCGGTTCCTCCATCGGTAGACTTCTCAGGAACTCGGAAAACCTCTCCTGAGCAGGACGGATCAAAGGAGAGTGAAAGGCACAGGAAACCTCTAATACCCGCGCCTCAGCTCCGCAGGCTGCGCACCGGTCAACCACCTGCTGGACGGCCTTTGGTGTTCCTGAGACGACTATTTGCTGTGGCGAATTGTAATTGGCAATCCATACTCCCTCTATCCCCGAAACAAGCCCGCTAACCTGCTCTTCAGAACCCCTGACAGCAGCCATGATTCCGGGGCAGGAATCTGCGGATTCCTCGATAATCCGCCCCCGTGCCGCTGACAGGAGCATCAGAGATTCTTCGCTGAATGCTCCGCCAGCCCACAGAGCCACATACTCGCCATAGCTGTGTCCGGCGGCCATGTCAGGATGGATCTCCAGTTGATTCAGGAGATGGCACAAGGTCACACTGACCGCTCCGATAGCAGGCTGAGCCATACTCGTTCGGGTCAATTCTTCCTGCTGCCTGGCTTTATCCTTCTCATTGAAGACCGGCAGGGGGAAAATGTAACTACTCAGCATGCCATGCAGTTTTGGCTTCAATATCCGGTCTATCCGTTCAAAACAGGACCGGACACACGGAAAGTGAAGGGCAAGGTCTTTAGCCATATTGGGGTACTGTGATCCCTGGCCGGGGAAGAGAAAGGCAATTTTCCCGGCTGCTCTGGCGGCAGGACCGGTCATGAAGATGCCCCGGGGATCGTGATAATCGATCATCTCCGTGGAAGAGAGAACCTCCCTGGTCCGCTCAAGTTTCTGAATTAAATCCTCCCCAGAGGAAGCCACCACGGCCAGCCGAAAACCCGGAAAAGCATTATCAGAGCAGGAGTCAGGAGTCAGGAGACAGGAGTCAGGAGCAAGACTGCTTTTATTCTGAATTCTGACTTCTGAATTCTGACTCCTTCCCATTATTTTTCCCTTGAGCTGCTCCCAGCGGGTGGCGGCCAATTCCGGCAGAAGGGATGATGGCTCTTTGGGAAGGTTTTGGAGATTTTTCATCATCGAATTAACCTGGTCCACAAGATCCTGTTTTGACTTTGCTTCCCACAAAAGGAGCTCTCCCGGCCACCGCTGATAGAGCACCGGTGCTGTTTGCTCAGAATAGCCCTGGGTATACTCTTCAAGCACGGCATGGAAATTTGTTCCCCCAAATCCAAAAGCACTGACCCCTGCCCGCCGGGGACACTCTCCCTCGCTGTTGAACCAGGGGCGGGATTCGGTATTGACATAAAAAGGGCTCTGATCGAAATTGGCTCTTTTATTGGGCTGGCTGACGCCCAGTGTCGGTGGCAGAACTTTGCTGTGCAGGGCCATAGCCACCTTGATCAGCCCGGCTATTCCGGCCGTGCATTTGGTATGACCGATCATGGACTTGACTGACCCGATAGCGCAGCTTTGAGCCCTGGCCCTGGCATCGGCAAACACTTTGCTCAGGGCCTGTACCTCGGCCCGGTCACCAGCCACTGTCCCTGTCCCATGAGCTTCGATCAGCCCGACAGTCGAGGGGCTGATGCCAGCCTGGGCATAAGCCCGCTTGAGAGCCAGAATCTGCCCCTCCGGCCGGGGCGCAGTCAGGCATTTATCCCGGCCGTCACTTGAGCTGCTCACAGCCTTGATGACAGCATAAATCTTATCCCCGTCGCGTTCCGCATCAGCCAGTCTTTTCAGGATTACTATGCCCACTCCTTCTCCCAGCACGATCCCGTCCGCGCTTTCATCCAGAGGGCGTGACTGGCCGGTCGGAGACAGTGCCTGGGTTTTGGAAAAGCACAAATAGGTAAAGGGATTTTGCATGGTATCGCTTCCGCCGACCACAACCATGTCACTGCTGTAGGTCTGAAGCTCCCTGACCGCCAGATAAACGGCAGCCATCGAGGATGCACAGGCCGCATCCACGGTGAAGTTGGACCCTCCCAGATCAAACCGGTTGGCTACCCGTCCCGCAGCCACATTCATCAGGATGCCGGGGAAGGAGTCTTCGGTCCATTCAGGGAAAAATCCGTTCATCCGGGAAATAATCCGCTCTCCCTGAAGCAGGCCATCGCTCAGATGCTCCATGAGGGGAAGAAATGAGCGGATGCTGTAGCTGATTCCCAGATCAGCCACCCCCCCACCGGCTCCCAGAATCACCGAAGTCCGGTCCCGGTTGAAGGAGCGGTTCAGGTAACCGGCATCTTTCATGGCTTCTCTGACTACCTGAAGAGTCAAAAGGTGAAGCGGTTCTATCGAGCGCAAGGTGTTGGGCGGCATCCCATACTCCATGGGATCAAAAGGGACTTCATCGACAAAACCGCCCCATTTGGAGTAAATCTTGTCCTGAGCTTTGCGATCCGCATGATAGTAAAGCCGGTAGTCCCACCGGTCCGGGGGAATTTCCTCGATCGCGTTGACCTTATCGAGAATATTTGCCCAATAGGCGCGGACATCAGAAGCTTTCGGCAAAATACAGGCCATGCCGATAACCGCCACTTCAGGGATTTCAGGAGCAGAGAACCGGGCCGTTGTGTTTCCTTTTTTCTCGGCGTTAATCAATTCCTCGAATTTTTCTGCACCCTTTCGACAGATATCCTGATGCAGCGCTTCGATGGACAGAGGCCGGTCCCGCAGAGCGGCAATCTGACCGATCATGTACAGGCCCCGCTCCCGCTGCTCCTCGATGTTGAGCGGAACATACTGCGGCGGAGCTGCATTATCCGTTGAAGGCTGCCGGTCAATGCCTTTGGCGGCAATTCTGAGACGGCCAAGATTCAGGGATTCCAGTGCATTCCTGACCTCTTCGATCGGGCGACCCTCAGAGAGCATTCTCTCCTTTTCGGCGATGAAAAGCCGGGTAAAGGGAGTGGATAAGCAGCGGGTTACATAACCGGGACTGGTTTCCAGCCGGATGGTACCCTTTGCGGCCAGGGCCTGCTGCTGAAATTCCTGAATGATCGCTCCGCTCGAAACCGCTTCTTCAGTAAACAGGTAGGCAGAGCCTGCCTGAATACCGACCGCAACTCCAAGGTCTGCCAGGGGAGTAATGGTGAGCGCCGCTATCAGAGAAGAGAAGGCATCATGAATTCCACCGGCAAGCAGTACCTGGCAGGAAGAAGCATCGTCCCTGGTCGAGAGAAAGTCCAGGAGGACCTCGAGGCAGCTTTCCCACAATATAAAGCTGCTTCGCGGCCCAAGGTGGCCGCCGCACTCCAGCCCTTCGAAAATAAACCTTTTTAATCCCTCCCGGAGGAACAGCTTCAGCATTCCCGGTGAAGGGCAGTGCAGATAGGTCATAATTCCCTGCTGTTCAAGATATTTAGCCTGCTCAGGCTTCCCTCCCGCGATCAGGGCAAACCGTGGCCGATGGGCCAGAATGGCGTCCATCTGCTCCTTGAGCAAATCCGCCGGAATAAACCCCAGC is drawn from bacterium and contains these coding sequences:
- a CDS encoding SDR family NAD(P)-dependent oxidoreductase, with protein sequence MSKYGRNDFGIKVDGQAGDFLGELGSYLAEFIPDRLRYVLLTSGQIQSLRKIMRTFHDLGLVIFYESICLRQAQIGKELGADGIVAKGHEAGGRIGEDTTFVLLQKILSHLSLPVWAQGGIGLHTAAGCYAAGAEGIVLDSQLLLAQESPLPREVKNRLASMDGSETICLGERLGSLYRVYSRPNLPVIKELQGQEEHLVRLSASDHRGDSADHLAAWREHICQRAGWQSLEKDLVILGQDISFAPSLARKFATVGGILQGIRQSITAHLQSAASKGYPFHEGSSLAQSHDTRYPIVQGPMARISDVPEFARQVVKKGALPFIELAMMRGDNARQLLARCEKDLAGLSWGVGMLGFIPADLLKEQMDAILAHRPRFALIAGGKPEQAKYLEQQGIMTYLHCPSPGMLKLFLREGLKRFIFEGLECGGHLGPRSSFILWESCLEVLLDFLSTRDDASSCQVLLAGGIHDAFSSLIAALTITPLADLGVAVGIQAGSAYLFTEEAVSSGAIIQEFQQQALAAKGTIRLETSPGYVTRCLSTPFTRLFIAEKERMLSEGRPIEEVRNALESLNLGRLRIAAKGIDRQPSTDNAAPPQYVPLNIEEQRERGLYMIGQIAALRDRPLSIEALHQDICRKGAEKFEELINAEKKGNTTARFSAPEIPEVAVIGMACILPKASDVRAYWANILDKVNAIEEIPPDRWDYRLYYHADRKAQDKIYSKWGGFVDEVPFDPMEYGMPPNTLRSIEPLHLLTLQVVREAMKDAGYLNRSFNRDRTSVILGAGGGVADLGISYSIRSFLPLMEHLSDGLLQGERIISRMNGFFPEWTEDSFPGILMNVAAGRVANRFDLGGSNFTVDAACASSMAAVYLAVRELQTYSSDMVVVGGSDTMQNPFTYLCFSKTQALSPTGQSRPLDESADGIVLGEGVGIVILKRLADAERDGDKIYAVIKAVSSSSDGRDKCLTAPRPEGQILALKRAYAQAGISPSTVGLIEAHGTGTVAGDRAEVQALSKVFADARARAQSCAIGSVKSMIGHTKCTAGIAGLIKVAMALHSKVLPPTLGVSQPNKRANFDQSPFYVNTESRPWFNSEGECPRRAGVSAFGFGGTNFHAVLEEYTQGYSEQTAPVLYQRWPGELLLWEAKSKQDLVDQVNSMMKNLQNLPKEPSSLLPELAATRWEQLKGKIMGRSQNSEVRIQNKSSLAPDSCLLTPDSCSDNAFPGFRLAVVASSGEDLIQKLERTREVLSSTEMIDYHDPRGIFMTGPAARAAGKIAFLFPGQGSQYPNMAKDLALHFPCVRSCFERIDRILKPKLHGMLSSYIFPLPVFNEKDKARQQEELTRTSMAQPAIGAVSVTLCHLLNQLEIHPDMAAGHSYGEYVALWAGGAFSEESLMLLSAARGRIIEESADSCPGIMAAVRGSEEQVSGLVSGIEGVWIANYNSPQQIVVSGTPKAVQQVVDRCAACGAEARVLEVSCAFHSPLIRPAQERFSEFLRSLPMEEPKIAVYSNTTAAPHSTDPEAIADQLVRHLTNSVRFRQEIEAMYEAGARIFIEVGPKSVLTRLVGQILKDRPAVSVALDQPGRPGLLHLQQCLGQVFVQGVSVNLDLLYSGRVAGGASGQWSVVSGQSAAGGIRPSARTLSPTTWMVRGDRIRPWQEAVSAAQGKSQVRPGTSNGEEEERKFLKKDQRIGLEGDAPVKNTINQRQQDIQDRYEYEKKGPQAREEAEKIVAPGPMPRAEDQVMLQFQEMMNRFLETQKAVMLRYMQSGVVLPPDLDDGGQAAPLQAGMQGGEGESLPPQVLRGETGFEAVLSPSPEAASAREQSPQEEALKAEEKKILPASSTIGREQIQELLLRIVSERTGYPPEMLDLSMNMEADLGIDSIKRVEILGSFQREFSSSLGQSIEKEMESLSGVKTLQEIIDWIAKAGEEESGVGSQESGVGSQESGVGRVVSDQWSEVSDQPDAGAAPEDRPETPQDTVPAPVSRFILQGVETPCRQGKSALDKSKVVVITEDRAGLASLLATTLSEQGYKVVLVRPGNTRERSQNSEVRIQNKSGLSPDSCLLTPDSCFPVYYEADFGAAEGVQSLVNSIRQRQGSIGALIHLYPFRKDQGIFEMDLDQWRARLRLEVKSLFYFAKSLEQDFREAAATQGGFLMAVTSMGGLFGSIPLNGARSLSPSQGGCAGLIKSLKYEWPKVVMKAVDLAPQEEMPRLVQQLLNEMHCRAEDVEVGYCHGSRFTLQPIPAPIQEYDTPRMQIDSSWVILISGGARGITADVARELARRYQPILILLGRSALPDNEPPFDVTGSLQEVKSRIIEQMKREGKEVTPARVEARYQHIIKAEEIRASIRAIQDLGARVHYYQVDVRDGKSLAGLIDEIYTTFGRIDGLIHGAGIIEDKFIRDKTADSFDRVFDTKTDSAFILSQKIRFDSLKFMVFFSSVAGRFGNRGQGDYAAANEILNKLAIYLNDRWPGKIVSINWGPWENSNMVPPALQAEFLRHGVQLVSRSEGPRMLDQEICCGPKGEVEVILGGGGWEAALGSKGGSTRPDAKVFPLFAPGIAFPPNEEGVIEIVRELDIERDLYLQDHRLDGKPVLPMTMALELMAEVASLGWPEWHISQIRDMRVWQGIIVAKPTKVRIVATPLQSVVSGQWSVVSEKQGLSRQSREPGSPCGSGNPETLVIKVEIQNIDKSQRCHYSITIEMSKKANDRLDWQPPALMEARPFPLSTREAYQQMLFHGYLFQGITAIHDIGVNGIQGFLTPSDPHKLLAGNPPGTWLIDPVIMDCGLQMIILWSRTYWDMMPLPSRFRLFRILAPLSGARIRFEGRILPQSIPGMLHADLAFYTEEGQLIALLEDMEAACSKSLNRLAEKTERMR